One Papaver somniferum cultivar HN1 chromosome 10, ASM357369v1, whole genome shotgun sequence genomic window carries:
- the LOC113317665 gene encoding dehydrogenase/reductase SDR family member 7-like: protein MILVIGLLFLSLFVGFILKLSSADGDFTLLSRGKAKQEEIEDKVFWITGASRGIGETLSKQLANLGAKLIISARNEAELERVKSQLVGKHAPEGVKVLPLDLTAGEESLKEIVRKAQSFYPANGVDYMIHNAANDVHTKTSALDVTEESLKATLDVNLVGTITLTQLLAPLMVERGKGHFVVMSSAAGKTPAPGQAVYSASKYALNGYFHTLRSELFQKGIKVTVVCPGPIDTPNGTGAGSSSQKGSSGMVSSERCAELTIIAATHGLKEAWISDHPVLTIMYLAQYMPGIGFWIMDKIGGDRVRTASEKGDTDSWSLLFGKKKIKAT from the exons ATGATTTTGGTCATAGGTTTGCTTTTTTTATCTCTGTTCGTTGGGTTCATACTTAAACTGTCGTCTGCAGATG GGGATTTTACGTTGTTATCCAGAGGGAAAGCCaaacaagaagaaattgaagataaG GTTTTCTGGATTACGGGCGCCAGCCGTGGAATTG GGGAGACTCTGTCCAAACAATTAGCCAATTTAGGAGCCAAGCTCATAATTTCTGCGCGAAATGAAGCTGAACTGGAAAGAGTCAAATCGCAGCTTGTTG GTAAACATGCACCAGAGGGAGTAAAGGTTTTGCCTTTGGATTTGACAGCTGGTGAAGAGTCTCTAAAAGAAATTGTAAGGAAAGCACAATCATTTTATCCAGCTAATGGTGTTGATTATATGATCCATAATGCAGCGAATGACGTCCACACG AAAACATCTGCTTTGGACGTGACTGAAGAAAGTCTCAAG GCTACTCTTGATGTGAATCTTGTGGGGACGATAACTCTCACCCAGCTCTTGGCACCTCTCATGGTGGAAAGAGGAAAAGGCCATTTTGTAGTG ATGAGCAGTGCTGCTGGGAAGACACCTGCACCCGGTCAGGCTGTGTACTCGGCTTCCAAGTATGCTTTAAATGGATACTTCCACACATTGCGTTCTGAG CTCTTTCAAAAAGGTATAAAAGTAACAGTCGTCTGTCCTGGACCTATAGATACACCAAATGGTACTGGAGCAGGCTCTTCTTCACAAAAGGGTTCTTCTGGG aTGGTCTCATCAGAAAGGTGCGCGGAGCTAACAATTATTGCAGCAACGCATGGACTGAAGGAAGCTTGGATATCTGATCAT CCTGTGCTTACCATTATGTACTTGGCGCAATATATGCCAGGAATTGGCTTTTGGATTATGGACAAG ATCGGTGGAGATCGAGTACGAACTGCGTCAGAGAAGGGAGATACTGACTCATGGAGCCTGCTCTTTGGCAAGAAGAAAATAAAGGCTACTTAA